One segment of Bradyrhizobium sp. CB2312 DNA contains the following:
- a CDS encoding MarC family protein, which produces MPVEIACVLVLPSGMFICLPDVQARAGQQASFCPAGMAGCDWRGLREDRAKALEQAPWLQTSSWREFSYEFPAFCQATETAAGRNPNKRLELPGSHEISEHDSCSAGQSKGTRKTVAWNQFVGTIMLLYALTNPVGAIPVFLPMTGRAGVVKTHRIIVLACAAVAVFFIGSAMFEKEILAFFNVGLDDFRIAGGLLVLVIAFEMFQAQYGKFIPRADEANYSEVDIHGLAITPFAFPLLVGPAELSIMITLSNDNPGWLGKAFLAAAAVLATSLIGLTLWMAAAIERFLGRTGINIMTRVMALIIAAIAVNFIMRGIKSQLPGMVSR; this is translated from the coding sequence ATGCCCGTAGAGATTGCCTGCGTTTTGGTGCTGCCTTCAGGAATGTTCATTTGTCTTCCGGATGTCCAAGCGCGCGCCGGCCAGCAGGCGTCGTTCTGCCCGGCTGGCATGGCTGGATGTGATTGGCGTGGTTTGCGCGAAGACAGGGCCAAAGCCCTTGAGCAGGCACCATGGCTGCAAACATCTTCCTGGAGGGAATTTTCGTACGAATTTCCGGCGTTCTGTCAAGCCACTGAAACTGCCGCGGGCCGGAACCCGAATAAGAGGTTGGAGTTACCCGGCTCCCACGAAATCTCTGAGCACGACAGCTGCTCGGCAGGCCAGAGCAAAGGGACTCGGAAGACTGTGGCTTGGAATCAGTTTGTCGGCACCATCATGCTTCTTTATGCCCTGACGAACCCGGTCGGAGCCATCCCGGTTTTCCTGCCAATGACTGGGCGCGCCGGCGTGGTGAAGACCCACCGGATCATCGTTTTGGCCTGCGCGGCAGTAGCCGTTTTCTTCATTGGGTCTGCGATGTTCGAGAAGGAGATCTTGGCCTTCTTCAATGTGGGGCTCGATGACTTCCGGATCGCCGGTGGGCTGCTCGTTCTGGTGATCGCATTCGAAATGTTTCAGGCACAGTATGGAAAGTTCATTCCTCGCGCCGACGAGGCAAACTATAGCGAGGTCGACATACATGGCCTGGCCATCACGCCATTTGCGTTTCCCTTGCTGGTGGGGCCGGCCGAGTTGAGCATCATGATCACCCTCTCGAACGATAACCCAGGATGGCTTGGCAAGGCCTTCTTGGCCGCCGCAGCCGTCCTCGCGACCTCACTGATCGGTTTGACTTTGTGGATGGCTGCTGCGATCGAACGCTTCTTGGGCCGAACCGGCATCAACATTATGACCCGTGTAATGGCTCTCATCATCGCGGCAATCGCCGTGAATTTCATCATGAGGGGGATCAAGAGCCAACTGCCTGGCATGGTGAGCCGGTAG
- a CDS encoding ATPase domain-containing protein, whose amino-acid sequence MNIPEGSTKTQAISTGIAGFDGILDGGYASHRVHLIEGQPGTGKTTLALQFLLDGVSRGERCLYITLSESKDELRQVAETHGWDLDGIEIFELVPAELSLDPKQQQTVVYASDLELGETTKMTFDEVRRVAPKRVVFDSLSEIRLLAQNPLRYRRQVIALKHFLAQEGCTGLFLDDLTDQADDLNLHSLVHGVVRLEHNALQYGAERRRLRIFKMRGRSFRGGFHDFVIRKGGIVLFPRLVASEHLDGKPPAEPLLSGINELDQLLGSGLDRGTSTLLMGPSGSGKSSIAMQFVMAALARGERALFVTFDETKAILMKRAAGMGWYLDQPIASGQLVLEQVDPAELSPGELTGMVRRRVETDNVRVVVLDSLSGYQNAMPAEQFMLLLMHEMLTYLNHRGVVTILTLAQHGLVGSMQSSVDLTYLSDAVLLLRFFEAAGKIRRAISVLKKRTGRHEDEIREYRLDNRGIRVGPPLAEFQGVLSGSPIYTGQHGALLTAATNGRS is encoded by the coding sequence ATGAACATTCCTGAAGGCAGCACCAAAACGCAGGCAATCTCTACGGGCATCGCCGGCTTCGATGGCATTCTCGATGGCGGATACGCATCGCACCGCGTGCACTTGATCGAGGGCCAGCCGGGAACCGGCAAGACCACCCTGGCCCTGCAGTTTCTTCTCGACGGCGTCTCCAGGGGGGAGCGCTGTCTGTACATCACGCTCTCCGAAAGCAAGGACGAACTGCGGCAAGTAGCCGAAACCCACGGCTGGGATCTCGATGGGATCGAGATTTTTGAGCTCGTCCCGGCGGAACTCAGCCTCGACCCCAAGCAGCAACAGACCGTCGTCTATGCCTCTGACCTTGAGCTTGGCGAAACGACGAAAATGACCTTCGACGAGGTGAGGCGGGTTGCACCTAAGCGGGTCGTTTTCGATAGCCTCTCCGAAATTAGGCTCCTGGCGCAAAATCCGCTGCGATACCGCCGGCAGGTCATTGCTCTGAAGCATTTCCTGGCCCAGGAGGGCTGCACCGGGTTGTTTCTGGACGACCTTACCGATCAGGCCGACGATCTCAATCTGCACAGTCTCGTCCATGGCGTCGTCAGGCTTGAGCATAATGCGCTGCAATATGGTGCGGAGCGCCGCAGGCTGCGCATCTTCAAGATGAGGGGGCGCAGCTTCCGTGGTGGCTTCCATGATTTCGTTATCCGCAAGGGCGGAATAGTTCTGTTTCCCCGGCTGGTTGCGTCCGAGCACCTCGATGGCAAGCCGCCGGCAGAACCGCTCCTGAGTGGTATCAACGAGCTGGATCAATTGCTGGGAAGTGGTCTCGACCGGGGCACGAGTACCCTGCTCATGGGGCCGTCTGGCTCCGGCAAATCATCCATCGCCATGCAGTTCGTGATGGCGGCGCTCGCTCGTGGTGAGCGCGCCCTCTTTGTGACCTTTGATGAGACCAAAGCAATCCTGATGAAACGTGCAGCGGGCATGGGCTGGTACTTGGATCAGCCGATCGCATCGGGGCAGTTGGTGCTTGAGCAAGTCGATCCCGCAGAGCTTTCCCCCGGAGAACTCACAGGGATGGTTCGCCGGCGGGTCGAGACGGACAATGTCCGGGTAGTGGTACTGGACAGCTTAAGCGGATATCAGAACGCCATGCCTGCCGAGCAGTTCATGCTGCTCCTCATGCACGAAATGCTGACCTATCTGAACCACCGCGGTGTCGTGACGATCCTGACCCTTGCGCAGCACGGCCTTGTCGGGTCGATGCAATCAAGCGTCGACCTCACCTATCTGAGCGACGCGGTCTTGCTGTTGCGCTTCTTCGAAGCTGCTGGAAAAATTCGTCGCGCGATCTCGGTCCTAAAGAAACGCACCGGACGCCACGAAGACGAAATTAGAGAGTACCGGCTAGATAATCGCGGAATTCGCGTCGGGCCGCCGCTGGCGGAATTCCAGGGCGTGTTATCAGGCTCGCCGATCTATACCGGCCAGCACGGCGCGCTACTTACGGCAGCTACCAATGGACGGTCGTGA
- a CDS encoding ATP-binding protein, with the protein MDGREKSQSGPVLVLAPFGRDARVVCSALRDVGIQALEQSSLSELVSSLSDAAAAVIAEEALVHEYRGALADWIANQPPWSDFPFVLLTLRTGNNGPALTELIDLLGHVTVLERPLAATSLKSAVLAAVRGRRRQRQAEQYLRQLKQLADTLERRVEERTEQLSEANKRLRDEMVERERTEVALRQAQKMEAVGQLTGGIAHDFNNLLMAIIGNLELIARRVEDERVQRYVRNAMHGAQRGAKLVGQLLTFSRKQRLAPEPVDVNQLVGTVAEMLSRTLGASIRVDVVTHKDLWPALVDATQLELMLLNLAINARDAMPEGGLLTIETNVLHGVPEDLQTELKPGEYVSIAVKDTGTGMPPEVLARAFDPFFTTKEPGKGTGLGLSQVYGFARQSGGTAKIESQVGRGTVVRILLPRSTDVVVRGEDRQLSPPSVGAREHILVVDDDASVLETTRSMLDDLGYQAIAADNLDAALATLSHQAIDLAIIDLAMPGVSGLDVGLELQRQQPGLPVVYCSGYPDLIEETGKRMNGSVLLSKPFSSRELSAKIEAMLHTKASY; encoded by the coding sequence ATGGACGGTCGTGAGAAGAGCCAAAGCGGCCCGGTACTTGTCCTAGCGCCGTTTGGCCGTGACGCCAGGGTGGTTTGTTCGGCTCTGCGCGACGTCGGCATTCAGGCGTTAGAGCAGTCGAGTCTTTCCGAACTGGTGTCCAGCTTGAGTGATGCTGCCGCCGCCGTCATTGCAGAGGAAGCGCTCGTTCACGAGTATCGTGGCGCCTTGGCTGATTGGATCGCCAATCAGCCGCCATGGTCGGATTTTCCTTTCGTGCTGCTAACGCTGAGAACCGGCAACAATGGCCCGGCTCTTACCGAACTCATCGATCTGCTTGGACACGTCACGGTCCTCGAGCGACCATTGGCCGCCACCTCTCTCAAGAGTGCGGTGCTCGCAGCAGTGCGCGGTCGCAGGCGGCAGCGACAGGCTGAACAGTATCTGAGGCAATTGAAGCAGCTGGCCGACACGCTCGAGCGGCGCGTGGAAGAGCGAACCGAGCAGCTCTCGGAAGCGAACAAGCGGCTGCGAGACGAGATGGTGGAACGAGAGCGCACCGAAGTCGCGCTGCGTCAGGCACAGAAAATGGAGGCTGTCGGACAGCTGACAGGTGGAATTGCGCACGACTTCAACAATCTCTTGATGGCAATCATCGGCAATCTTGAGCTGATTGCCCGGCGGGTGGAGGACGAACGCGTTCAGCGATATGTCCGGAATGCCATGCATGGAGCGCAGCGCGGGGCCAAGCTCGTCGGGCAGCTGCTGACATTCTCCCGCAAGCAGCGGCTCGCGCCGGAGCCCGTGGACGTCAATCAGCTCGTGGGCACCGTTGCAGAAATGTTGTCCAGAACCTTGGGCGCCTCTATTCGAGTTGACGTCGTCACGCACAAGGACCTTTGGCCTGCACTGGTCGACGCGACCCAACTGGAATTGATGTTGCTCAACCTCGCGATCAACGCGCGAGACGCGATGCCCGAGGGTGGCCTTCTTACGATAGAGACAAACGTTCTCCACGGCGTCCCGGAGGATCTGCAAACCGAGCTCAAGCCAGGTGAGTATGTCTCGATCGCAGTGAAAGACACCGGCACTGGAATGCCTCCGGAAGTCCTAGCCCGAGCCTTCGATCCATTCTTCACGACCAAGGAGCCCGGTAAGGGAACGGGTCTCGGATTGTCGCAGGTCTACGGATTTGCCCGCCAGTCCGGCGGGACAGCGAAAATTGAGAGTCAGGTTGGGCGGGGAACGGTTGTGCGAATACTCTTGCCCCGATCGACCGATGTAGTTGTACGAGGCGAAGATCGCCAATTGAGTCCTCCAAGTGTGGGAGCAAGGGAGCACATCCTTGTTGTGGACGACGATGCCAGCGTGCTCGAAACGACACGGAGCATGCTTGACGATCTCGGGTACCAGGCGATCGCGGCTGACAATCTGGATGCTGCGTTAGCAACCCTTTCTCATCAAGCCATCGATTTGGCGATTATCGACCTCGCGATGCCTGGCGTCTCGGGGCTGGACGTCGGGCTTGAACTTCAACGGCAGCAGCCCGGCCTGCCGGTCGTGTACTGTAGCGGCTATCCAGATCTCATCGAAGAAACCGGCAAACGTATGAACGGCAGTGTGCTCCTCAGCAAGCCGTTTTCCTCGCGGGAACTCTCAGCCAAGATCGAAGCGATGCTACACACAAAAGCCAGCTACTAG
- a CDS encoding Hsp20/alpha crystallin family protein, translating into MAITDLIPWGRGRDVTTRRSENYNPVLTLHREMNRLFDDVFRGFDVAPFGGSFLEQSMNWPSIEVNESEKDVKVTAELPGLDEKDVQIELANGVLSIKGEKKTETEDKDRRFSERYYGRFERRIPIEDVDQDKISAAFKNGVLTVTMPKLPQAESKVKRIAINSK; encoded by the coding sequence ATGGCTATCACTGATCTGATCCCTTGGGGCCGCGGTCGTGATGTGACCACCCGTCGCTCCGAAAACTACAACCCGGTTCTAACCCTGCACCGGGAGATGAACCGGCTATTCGATGATGTCTTCCGCGGCTTCGATGTCGCGCCATTTGGCGGCAGCTTTCTCGAGCAGTCGATGAATTGGCCGAGCATCGAGGTCAACGAGAGCGAGAAGGACGTGAAAGTCACGGCAGAGTTGCCAGGTCTCGACGAGAAAGACGTCCAGATCGAACTCGCCAATGGCGTTCTCTCGATCAAGGGAGAGAAGAAGACTGAGACGGAAGACAAGGATCGCCGGTTCAGCGAGCGGTACTACGGCAGATTTGAACGGCGCATCCCGATCGAAGACGTGGACCAGGACAAGATCTCTGCTGCGTTCAAGAACGGAGTGCTGACTGTCACCATGCCAAAGCTGCCGCAAGCAGAATCCAAGGTGAAGCGTATCGCGATCAACTCGAAATGA
- a CDS encoding Hsp20 family protein, producing the protein MTTLDLAPLWRSTIGFDRLFDLLEDDSGRWTSGDNYPPYDIERFGEDHYQISLALAGFRPDEVSITAEQNTLTVEGRKAEKGSHQYLYQRISSRPFRRTFNLAEYVQVKGASFENGMLKIDLVREVPEAMKPRQIAISTGDDHQQGENKQAA; encoded by the coding sequence ATGACCACGCTTGATCTTGCCCCCTTGTGGCGATCGACGATCGGGTTCGATCGTCTGTTCGACCTTCTCGAGGACGACTCCGGGCGATGGACCAGCGGGGACAATTACCCGCCCTACGACATCGAACGTTTCGGTGAGGACCACTACCAAATCTCGCTGGCTCTTGCCGGCTTCAGGCCTGACGAGGTCTCCATCACGGCCGAGCAGAACACGCTGACTGTCGAGGGTCGCAAGGCCGAAAAGGGCAGCCATCAATATCTCTATCAACGCATCTCTTCGCGCCCGTTCCGACGGACCTTCAATCTGGCCGAGTACGTGCAAGTGAAGGGCGCCTCGTTCGAGAATGGCATGCTCAAGATCGATCTGGTTCGGGAGGTTCCCGAGGCGATGAAGCCGCGCCAGATTGCGATCAGCACAGGTGATGATCACCAGCAAGGTGAGAACAAGCAGGCGGCATAA
- a CDS encoding UDP-glucuronic acid decarboxylase family protein — MTLQTRIPTLRHSPTVLIAGGAGFIGSHLCDSLLQRGNAVICIDNLLTGSIDNIRPLLNHPNFRFIEHDVREQIEIGGEIDRIYSLACPASPRHYQKDPVGTMKTCVLGTINLLELAYRKGARVLQASTSEVYGDPEVHPQPESYLGNVNPIGPRACYDEGKRAAETLMFDYHRTCGTEIKVARIFNTYGPRMLENDGRVVSNFIVQALRGKPITIYGGGTQTRSFCFVDDLVRGLQLLMDSPASVTGPCNLGNPHEVTIEAIAREVLTHTESVSPLRFEALPKDDPKRRKPVIDTAVRLLGWRPRVALQDGLQATIAYFALRIAGEAPTLVPAIAPRRTGHSARSRLKATDPGG; from the coding sequence ATGACACTGCAGACCCGTATCCCCACGCTTCGCCACTCGCCAACCGTGCTGATCGCCGGCGGCGCCGGGTTCATCGGCTCTCATCTCTGCGATTCGCTCCTGCAGCGCGGCAACGCGGTGATCTGCATCGACAATCTGCTTACGGGTAGCATCGACAATATCAGGCCGCTGCTAAACCATCCGAATTTCCGCTTCATCGAGCATGATGTGCGCGAGCAGATCGAGATCGGTGGCGAGATCGACCGGATCTACAGCCTAGCCTGCCCCGCCTCGCCCCGGCACTACCAGAAGGATCCGGTCGGCACGATGAAGACGTGCGTACTCGGCACCATCAACCTGCTCGAACTTGCGTACCGGAAGGGCGCCCGCGTCTTGCAGGCTTCCACCAGCGAGGTCTACGGCGATCCGGAGGTACATCCACAGCCGGAATCCTATCTCGGCAACGTCAACCCGATCGGACCGCGGGCCTGCTACGACGAGGGCAAGCGCGCCGCCGAGACGCTGATGTTCGACTACCACCGCACGTGCGGGACTGAGATCAAGGTCGCGCGTATCTTCAACACCTACGGCCCGCGCATGCTGGAGAACGACGGCCGTGTCGTCTCGAATTTCATCGTGCAGGCGCTCCGCGGCAAGCCTATCACGATATACGGCGGCGGCACGCAGACGAGGAGCTTCTGCTTCGTCGATGATCTCGTGCGCGGCCTCCAGCTGCTCATGGACAGCCCAGCCTCGGTGACCGGCCCCTGCAATCTTGGCAATCCGCACGAGGTCACTATAGAGGCCATAGCCCGAGAGGTCCTGACGCATACGGAATCGGTCTCGCCTCTCCGCTTCGAAGCGCTGCCGAAAGACGATCCAAAACGCCGCAAGCCGGTCATCGATACCGCCGTGCGCTTATTGGGATGGCGCCCTCGCGTCGCACTGCAGGACGGTCTTCAGGCCACGATTGCCTATTTCGCGTTGCGCATCGCGGGTGAGGCACCGACGCTGGTGCCGGCAATTGCACCACGTCGGACGGGGCATTCGGCACGAAGCCGGTTGAAGGCAACTGATCCAGGCGGATGA
- a CDS encoding glycosyltransferase, producing the protein MNLSIVVVGLSVTSSWGNGHATTYRALIEALARRGHKVTFLERDTAWYREHRDLTKPLSWTVELYQSLKDVPRRFGKLVKDADLIIIGSYVPDGIAISEWITSQARGLTAFYDIDTPVTLARLDQGLDYLSAAMIPRFDLYLSFAGGPVPEMIEQRYGSPMARVLYCSADTYTYAPQQAQTKWALGYLGTYSEDRQPILDQLMLSPARTLPSEQFAVAGAQYPEGIHWPENVLRIEHLAPKQHPMFYAEQRFTLNATRADMRVLGFSPSVRLFEAAACGTPVISDRWPGIETIFEPSREILLASTPRDVIEILRDMPEERRRAIAENARRRVLSVHTSEHRARQLEAYYAEAAARRHRKSAPRQANRPVQVAEL; encoded by the coding sequence ATGAACCTCAGCATCGTCGTCGTCGGTCTTTCGGTCACATCGTCATGGGGCAATGGTCATGCCACGACCTATCGCGCCCTGATCGAGGCGCTCGCGCGGCGAGGCCACAAAGTTACGTTCCTGGAACGCGACACTGCCTGGTATCGCGAGCATCGCGATCTCACCAAGCCGTTGTCGTGGACGGTCGAGCTCTATCAGTCGCTGAAGGATGTCCCTCGCCGCTTCGGAAAGTTGGTCAAAGACGCCGATCTCATCATCATCGGGTCTTATGTGCCGGATGGCATCGCCATCTCTGAATGGATCACGAGTCAGGCGCGAGGACTCACCGCCTTCTACGACATCGACACGCCGGTGACGCTGGCCCGGCTCGACCAGGGCCTCGACTATTTGTCCGCCGCGATGATCCCGCGTTTCGACCTCTATCTATCCTTCGCCGGCGGTCCGGTGCCGGAGATGATCGAGCAGCGCTACGGCAGCCCGATGGCACGGGTTCTCTATTGTAGCGCCGACACCTATACATACGCACCGCAACAGGCGCAGACGAAATGGGCGCTCGGTTATCTCGGAACCTACAGCGAGGACCGGCAACCCATCCTTGATCAATTGATGTTGTCGCCGGCGCGAACGCTGCCGTCGGAGCAATTCGCGGTCGCTGGCGCGCAATATCCTGAAGGTATCCACTGGCCCGAAAATGTCTTGCGGATCGAGCATCTGGCTCCGAAGCAGCACCCGATGTTCTACGCGGAGCAGCGGTTCACTTTGAATGCGACCCGCGCCGACATGCGCGTGCTGGGCTTCTCGCCGAGCGTCCGGCTGTTTGAAGCGGCCGCCTGTGGCACGCCCGTGATTTCCGATCGATGGCCAGGGATCGAGACGATCTTCGAGCCGTCGCGGGAAATTCTTCTTGCGTCAACCCCGCGCGACGTCATCGAGATCCTGCGCGATATGCCCGAAGAGCGCCGGCGCGCAATCGCGGAGAACGCGCGCCGGCGCGTCCTCTCCGTTCACACGTCCGAGCACAGAGCCCGCCAGCTGGAGGCCTACTACGCCGAAGCAGCCGCGCGACGCCACCGCAAATCCGCGCCCCGTCAGGCCAACCGGCCTGTGCAGGTCGCCGAACTCTGA
- a CDS encoding glycosyltransferase, which translates to MKICFFGSSLVSSYWNGAATYYRGMLKQIAALGHEITFFEPDAFERQAHRDIADPDWARVVVYPATADGWRSALDAAARSAEMMIKASGVGVFDRELELAVAALPSKTMRVYWDVDAPATLEAMASDPEHHLRRAISSYDMVLTYGGGNGVVSGYRTNGARDCVPIYNALDPETHFPSPPKPSFACDLSLLANRLPDREQRVEHFFLDLARNLPDKTFVLGGSGWETKDTASNIRKIGHVGTGEHNAFFGSGLATLNINRDSMARYGFSPPTRVFEAIGAGACLITDQWKGIDHFLEPDREVLVAANGAEVAGHLGALSIDRAAAIASRARARILSQHTYRHRARQFNQIFVGSSSRIEAAE; encoded by the coding sequence ATGAAGATCTGCTTCTTCGGATCCAGCCTCGTCTCGTCCTACTGGAACGGTGCCGCTACTTATTATCGCGGCATGCTCAAGCAGATTGCCGCGCTCGGACACGAGATCACTTTCTTCGAGCCCGACGCTTTCGAGCGGCAGGCCCACCGCGACATCGCCGATCCCGACTGGGCCAGGGTCGTCGTCTATCCCGCGACGGCGGACGGCTGGCGCAGCGCGCTCGATGCGGCCGCGCGATCGGCCGAGATGATGATCAAGGCCAGCGGTGTCGGTGTCTTCGATCGCGAGCTGGAGCTCGCGGTCGCGGCCCTGCCCTCCAAAACCATGCGGGTCTACTGGGATGTCGATGCCCCCGCCACGCTCGAAGCCATGGCAAGCGACCCCGAGCATCATCTGCGGCGCGCAATTTCGTCCTACGACATGGTCCTTACCTACGGCGGCGGCAATGGCGTCGTATCGGGCTACCGCACGAACGGCGCGCGCGATTGCGTGCCGATCTACAACGCGCTCGATCCCGAGACGCATTTTCCGTCCCCGCCCAAACCGAGCTTCGCCTGCGATCTCAGCCTGCTGGCAAATCGCCTGCCCGATCGCGAGCAGCGGGTCGAACATTTCTTTCTCGACCTCGCACGCAACTTGCCGGACAAGACCTTCGTCCTCGGCGGCTCCGGCTGGGAGACCAAGGACACGGCGAGCAACATCCGCAAGATCGGACATGTCGGAACCGGCGAGCACAATGCATTCTTCGGCTCCGGCCTTGCCACGCTCAACATCAATCGCGACAGCATGGCGCGCTACGGCTTCTCGCCGCCGACGCGGGTGTTCGAAGCGATCGGGGCCGGCGCCTGCCTGATCACCGATCAATGGAAAGGCATCGACCACTTCCTCGAGCCGGATCGCGAAGTGCTGGTGGCCGCGAATGGAGCCGAAGTGGCTGGCCATCTCGGCGCCCTTAGCATCGATCGCGCCGCCGCGATTGCGAGCCGTGCCCGCGCTCGCATCCTGAGCCAACACACCTATCGGCATCGCGCCCGCCAGTTCAACCAAATCTTCGTCGGAAGCAGCTCGCGAATCGAGGCAGCAGAATGA
- a CDS encoding glycosyltransferase: MKCVLFYHAFTSCWNNGNAHFLRGYARELDALGHQVVLFEPIDGWSRLNAIREAGSQALQDIGQLFPGVSIRRYDASLDFDEALDGADLVIVHEWNSPDVIEKIGYKRAHGAPFTLLFHDTHHRAVTAPEELAQFDLDAFDGVLAFGEVLRQIYVKLGWGNRAYTWHEGADVVMYHPLSNVERTDDLVWIGNWGDDERSAELNEYLVEPVAELKLRASIYGVRYSDEAVRTIRAAGIRHGGWLPAHWAPVAFASARATVHVPRGPYVRSLPGIPTIRVFEALACGIPLVSAPWFDTEGLFPDGAYLKAANGREMKRALRAVLDDRELSSAMIETGFRTIRERHTCRHRAQQLVGIAEDILASDSSSRPLRYIGASP; the protein is encoded by the coding sequence ATGAAATGCGTCCTGTTCTATCACGCCTTCACCTCCTGCTGGAACAACGGCAACGCACACTTTCTGCGCGGCTATGCCCGCGAGCTGGACGCGCTCGGGCACCAGGTCGTCCTGTTCGAGCCGATCGACGGCTGGAGCCGGCTGAATGCCATCCGCGAGGCCGGCAGTCAGGCGCTGCAAGACATCGGCCAGCTTTTCCCCGGCGTCTCCATTCGCCGTTATGACGCCTCGCTCGATTTCGACGAAGCACTGGATGGCGCTGATCTCGTCATCGTGCATGAGTGGAATTCGCCCGACGTGATCGAGAAGATCGGATACAAGCGCGCGCACGGCGCTCCCTTCACACTGCTGTTCCACGACACCCATCACCGCGCGGTTACTGCGCCGGAGGAACTTGCGCAGTTCGACCTCGATGCATTCGACGGCGTGCTGGCCTTCGGCGAGGTGCTTCGCCAGATCTACGTGAAACTCGGTTGGGGCAATCGGGCCTACACATGGCACGAGGGTGCCGATGTCGTGATGTACCATCCTCTGTCCAATGTCGAGCGCACCGACGATCTCGTCTGGATCGGCAATTGGGGCGACGACGAACGCAGCGCCGAGCTCAACGAGTATCTGGTCGAACCGGTTGCCGAACTCAAGCTGCGCGCGAGCATCTATGGCGTGCGTTATTCAGATGAGGCCGTCCGGACTATCCGAGCCGCCGGCATCCGCCATGGTGGCTGGCTGCCGGCGCATTGGGCGCCGGTCGCCTTCGCGAGCGCGCGCGCGACCGTTCACGTCCCACGCGGCCCCTATGTTCGGTCCCTGCCGGGCATCCCCACCATCCGCGTGTTCGAGGCGCTCGCCTGCGGCATTCCCCTGGTGTCGGCCCCCTGGTTCGATACGGAAGGCCTGTTTCCGGACGGCGCTTATCTCAAGGCCGCGAATGGCAGGGAGATGAAGCGCGCGCTCCGTGCCGTTCTCGACGATCGAGAGCTGTCTTCCGCCATGATCGAGACCGGCTTTCGCACGATCCGCGAGCGTCATACCTGTCGTCATCGCGCACAACAGCTTGTCGGGATCGCGGAGGACATCCTTGCGTCAGACTCATCGTCACGACCGCTGCGGTACATCGGAGCCTCCCCATGA
- a CDS encoding glycosyltransferase family 4 protein, which translates to MTTDAVGGVWTYSCGLASSLVTSGADVTLATMGPPASADQREMLRGSGVHLIDTNLALEWQDPEGRDLNNAARVLARLEARIRPDIVHLNSFREATLAWRAPTVLVAHSCVNSWALACRDTAWLVEPRWTRYTKHVAAALDNTPAWVCPSQSFHDDIVGIYRPRSPGAVIWNGIAAGGSPCRKRELIFAAGRLWDRAKNIGVLAAAAPGLGWPIQVAGPAGADSSSGITWLGQLPHNAVRGHLQHAGIFVSPALYEPFGLSVLEAAAAGCALVLSDIPTFRELWRGAALFFDPTDTQVLHQALSALCADDLERTRLQRAAYEHSLTYSLARTTSTYLKLYEGLLSSDRASPQTGQIEVRA; encoded by the coding sequence ATGACGACCGACGCCGTGGGAGGCGTTTGGACCTATTCGTGCGGTCTTGCGTCGAGCCTCGTCACCTCCGGTGCCGACGTCACCCTCGCGACAATGGGCCCGCCCGCAAGCGCCGATCAACGTGAGATGCTTCGCGGCTCGGGAGTTCACCTGATCGATACGAACCTTGCCCTGGAATGGCAGGACCCAGAAGGCCGTGATCTGAACAACGCCGCCCGCGTCCTCGCCAGGCTGGAAGCCCGAATCCGGCCCGACATCGTCCATCTCAACAGTTTCCGAGAGGCGACCCTCGCATGGCGTGCGCCGACGGTTCTTGTGGCACATTCCTGCGTCAACTCGTGGGCGCTAGCATGCCGCGATACGGCCTGGCTCGTCGAGCCACGATGGACGCGCTATACGAAACACGTAGCTGCGGCACTCGACAACACGCCGGCCTGGGTCTGCCCAAGCCAGTCCTTCCACGACGACATCGTAGGGATCTATAGGCCCCGCTCACCCGGAGCCGTGATCTGGAACGGCATTGCTGCCGGCGGCTCTCCGTGCCGAAAGCGAGAGCTGATCTTCGCAGCCGGCCGGCTCTGGGATCGCGCCAAGAATATCGGAGTGCTGGCGGCGGCGGCACCAGGGCTGGGCTGGCCGATTCAGGTCGCAGGCCCTGCCGGGGCGGATTCGTCAAGTGGCATCACCTGGCTTGGACAATTGCCGCACAATGCGGTGCGCGGACATCTCCAGCATGCCGGGATCTTTGTAAGTCCGGCGCTCTACGAGCCATTCGGCCTTTCCGTGCTCGAGGCAGCCGCCGCCGGCTGCGCGCTCGTGCTGTCGGACATTCCAACCTTCCGGGAGTTGTGGCGCGGAGCCGCGCTGTTCTTCGATCCCACTGACACTCAGGTGCTACACCAAGCTCTCTCTGCTCTCTGCGCCGATGACCTCGAAAGAACGCGTCTGCAACGTGCCGCCTACGAACATTCCCTGACCTATTCGCTGGCGCGAACAACCAGCACCTATCTGAAGCTCTACGAAGGGCTGCTCTCCTCCGATCGCGCGTCACCTCAAACCGGGCAGATCGAGGTGCGCGCATGA